The sequence AATCGAAAACTTACACACCCTGCCAGACGCGGAAGCGGGGCAGGCCTCTTGTCGGCACCTGCGCTCCAAAGGAATGTTCATCACCGGCTGCGCCAATCCGGCTGTCGAAGATGGCCAAGTCGGCGATGGTCATTGCTGGTGCAACCTCACGCAGCACGTGCTCGGCCCGGACGATGATTTCGTCGAGCGCCGCATCTGCACGTCGGGCCGGTCTTGCTTCGTCGCCACGATTTAAAGGTGCCACCGGACAACGCTCACGAGGTGCGTCCGGTTGATACTACGATCGTTGAGAAAACGCTCATTTAACCGGTTCGCCTCGGAATAGTTGCTAGAATTCGCGCTTCCGCTTGCTTCCTGCCTACGCCAGACCCTGCCTGGCCCAGAACGGCGCGTTCCACTGTCATGCAGCAAAACGCCTCGCGGTGAATTGCTGTTAGCCCACCGTTTTAGATCACGCCGCATTTTTCTCGGCGTAATTCTCAAAATCGCACTGTCACAAATTACGCTGTCACAGATTACTTTTTTCAAACTGTTGGGAGTGTCACCATGCATCGCACCCTGAGTTATGTCACTTGCTTCGCAATTCTTTTGATCAGTGCCGTTTCGACGGCGCAGGCCGATGAGCCGGCCTCGGTCGTGCCCGTTCCGCGTGACGCCAAGTGGCTCGAACGGCACACGCAAATCAACGACCGCGCCAAGCAAGGCAACGTCGACGTGATCTTTCTGGGAGATTCGATCACTCAGGGCTGGAACGACAATGCTGTCTGGAAGAAGTACTACGGCGATCGGCACGCGATGAACGCCGGCATCGGCGGCGACCAGACCCAACACGTGCTGTGGCGGCTCGACAACGGCAACATCGACGGCATCAAGCCTAAGGTGGCGGTGATCATGATCGGCACGAATAACTGCGGCAGTGGGGCCAAGCCGGAAGATATCGCCGCCGGCGTGAAGGCGATCGTCGCCAAGCTGCGCAGCAAATTGCCCGAGACTAAGATCCTGCTGTTGGGTATCTTTCCGCGCGATGAAAAGCCCGATGGCGCCAAGCGGCTGGTGAACAAACAGGCCAACCAGTTGTACCGCGACGTGGCGGACGGCAAGAACGTGGTCTATCTCGACATCGGCGATAAGTTTCTGGCGGCCGACGGCACGCTTCCCAAAGAGACCATGCCCGACTTCCTGCACTTGACCGAGAAGGGCTACGAAATCTGGGCCAGCTCGATCGAAGCCAAGCTGGCCGAGTTGCTCGGCGACAAGGCGAAGAGTTAGCTCAGCCGCGGGCGCGGCCGCATTTCGCGCATGGCGGCGCACCGTGCGGCGCACAGATGGCGTGCGTAGCTCGCGCTAGTGGCGGCCGAAGCGTTCGCTCAGGCTGAGGCGAAAGATGACGCGGAGCGCGGTCCAGG comes from Pirellulales bacterium and encodes:
- a CDS encoding platelet-activating factor acetylhydrolase IB subunit — its product is MHRTLSYVTCFAILLISAVSTAQADEPASVVPVPRDAKWLERHTQINDRAKQGNVDVIFLGDSITQGWNDNAVWKKYYGDRHAMNAGIGGDQTQHVLWRLDNGNIDGIKPKVAVIMIGTNNCGSGAKPEDIAAGVKAIVAKLRSKLPETKILLLGIFPRDEKPDGAKRLVNKQANQLYRDVADGKNVVYLDIGDKFLAADGTLPKETMPDFLHLTEKGYEIWASSIEAKLAELLGDKAKS